The Stomoxys calcitrans chromosome 3, idStoCalc2.1, whole genome shotgun sequence genome includes a region encoding these proteins:
- the LOC106087775 gene encoding protein escargot has translation MHNIEDMLVEKNYSKCPLKKRPVHYHFDEEEDTAIMDNPKKILKLDNEEPENLSLKKESSSNSSSDISSATKQISSSSSSSSLAEEDEMINVSDCCEDEGVDVDHTDDDSMCGDDEDEMIDCVDVEDNHDAEANTTQAAALAAAAAVAAASAAAAVVVPTPTYPKYGIQPWNFHMSPYTAEFYRTINNPHLAQQISPLRGELLSPSSPSDSIGSLSPPPPHHYMSGRSSSVSPPMRTDVIHRPIGVRQMPPQSPSHNHHGQHRFMPYPLPAYHPHHQTPASYALGYAPHHAPISPAYSESSYYSMRSLTPESLASPVPEDLSLKPAQHNSAKTPLKSIYIKSENIETSSNASSCTSTSLKSSATTNTSSVGSAPVKKEKSGPPRYQCPDCQKSYSTFSGLTKHQQFHCPAAEGNQVKKSFSCKDCDKTYVSLGALKMHIRTHTLPCKCNICGKAFSRPWLLQGHIRTHTGEKPFSCQHCHRAFADRSNLRAHLQTHSDIKKYSCTNCSKTFSRMSLLTKHSEGGCQGSPSGGSSSNNTTNNSTDLAGYPVYGEH, from the coding sequence atgcATAACATTGAGGATATGTTAGTGGAAAAGAATTACAGCAAGTGCCCCTTGAAAAAACGGCCGGTGCATTATCACTTCGATGAAGAAGAGGATACAGCCATCATGGATAACCCGAAGAAAATTCTCAAATTGGATAATGAGGAACCTGAGAATTTAAGCTTGAAAAAAGAGTCCAGCAGCAACAGTTCCAGTGATATCAGCAGTGCCACCAAACAGATTTCATCGtcgtcctcctcctcctccctaGCCGAAGAAGATGAGATGATCAATGTCAGCGATTGCTGTGAGGATGAGGGCGTTGATGTCGATCACACCGATGATGACAGCATGTGCGGTGATGATGAGGATGAAATGATCGATTGTGTGGATGTGGAGGATAATCATGATGCGGAGGCTAATACCACACAGGCAGCAGCTTTGGCTGCAGCAGCCGCAGTTGCTGCGGCTTCAGCAGCGGCTGCCGTAGTGGTGCCTACACCCACTTATCCCAAGTATGGCATACAGCCATGGAATTTCCATATGTCACCGTATACCGCCGAGTTCTATCGCACCATCAACAATCCTCATTTGGCGCAACAAATTTCACCGTTACGCGGAGAACTTTTATCACCAAGTTCACCTTCCGATTCCATAGGGTCGTTATCACCACCTCCACCACACCATTACATGTCGGGACGTTCCAGTTCAGTCTCACCACCCATGCGCACCGATGTCATTCACCGACCCATTGGGGTAAGACAAATGCCACCACAATCACCCTCGCATAATCATCATGGTCAGCATCGTTTTATGCCTTATCCGCTGCCAGCCTATCACCCACACCATCAGACACCAGCCTCCTATGCCTTGGGCTATGCACCGCACCATGCACCCATATCACCAGCCTATTCGGAGTCCTCTTACTATTCAATGCGCTCATTGACACCTGAATCTTTGGCCTCGCCGGTTCCTGAAGATTTGTCACTGAAACCAGCTCAACACAACAGTGCCAAAACTCCTCTGAAATCCATTTACATAAAAAGCGAAAACATCGAAACCTCCTCGAATGCCTCCTCTTGCACCTCTACATCTTTGAAATCTTCAGCGACCACGAACACTTCGTCTGTTGGCTCAGCACCCgtcaagaaagaaaaatctggtCCACCCCGCTATCAGTGTCCGGATTGTCAAAAGTCCTATTCCACCTTTTCCGGCCTGACGAAACATCAACAGTTCCATTGTCCTGCGGCGGAGGGCAACCAGGTCAAGAAGTCCTTTAGCTGCAAGGATTGTGACAAAACCTATGTCTCTTTGGGAGCCTTGAAGATGCACATACGCACCCATACCCTACCCTGCAAATGCAACATCTGCGGCAAAGCCTTTTCACGGCCGTGGCTGTTGCAGGGCCACATAAGAACCCATACGGGCGAGAAGCCCTTCAGCTGCCAACATTGCCATCGTGCCTTTGCCGATCGCTCCAATCTGAGGGCGCATTTGCAAACACACTCAGATATTAAGAAATATTCCTGCACCAACTGTTCGAAAACCTTCTCCCGCATGTCCTTGCTCACCAAACACTCCGAAGGCGGTTGCCAAGGTTCGCCTAgtggcggcagcagcagcaataacACCACTAATAACAGCACCGACCTGGCTGGGTATCCCGTCTATGGCGAACACTGA